In the genome of Epinephelus fuscoguttatus linkage group LG4, E.fuscoguttatus.final_Chr_v1, the window CTTGTTATACTTTCCATGCTTGACAGCTGTACAAGTTAAATAGAATTAATTACATGTCACCAAAGTGCTAAATATGTTGAGTTTATAACTACTGACATGTGTCACCTTTTGAAAATTCATCATGCCACTTTCACCCTCCATCAAATCACCAGTTTACGTTCCGGTGTTggaaaagcaaaaacattttctgaagCTGTCTGAGCTGATTGTTGCTCCTCTCCCCATGCGGTGACAACACAGTGGGGGGTTGGGCCAGTAGCACAAGGGCCACACTGCAGAAAGAATTACATTTCTATAGAGAGAATGTCCTGCTGTGCTGGGGTCATTGCACCTCAGTCCCataacctttgacctctgacccctgccAAGATTTGTATTTATTGGAACATAGATCCTCTGTGTTGTGTCTCTCCGAAATGCTGCAGGATTCACGACCAAGACTCTGAATACAGAAAAACCTGtaaagagcaaaataaaatggtGACCCACTACTGTGGTTTAATCATCTGACCTGAGTGTCAATATCAATATGTGCTGAAGATTTCAGAGGAAGATTGGTGATCCTGGGTGTGCACAAGGACGTCACTGTCAGCTGTGAGAAACGTGCTGCATGACCAGAAGGTTTCATTCCTGGAATCACCAAGACACTGCTTATACAACATGTACCTCCCTTTTTATATGCTTTAAAATGAGTCTATCACACTTTGATTTGAGCATATTTCCTCTTCAATCTATCATTTATTTGTATGAAactaaaaaggaaaaacaacaattacaaaaacataTTATTTCAACTTTCAAACTGGGTCAATGTTCTTATCCTCCCAGATTAAGGTATTCAATTTGTGTGCCTGTCTTTGAACTGTTGAAGGAAAactacaaagacaaagagaaaacaaactAAGGTTCAAACCCTGGAGTTCGTTGACGTGAGCCAACTGCAACCATCAAATATCCTAAACCCATTTAAAGACATTGAAAGTGGCACTGATTCATCAATAACTCATCAGGACGCATACATGTCTGCAAAGTCACATAAGTGGCTCCAGCAAGTCTGAGTCTTTGTAAGAAAGCTTCCCGACTTTTTTTCTGTACGCTCAAATCAACACTCCAGTATTTGTTTTCCATTAATAAATAGTTTTCATTGGCTACATACTCCGTCTCACTGACACTGTTGACCCAGTGACACACAACATGGTATTTAAATCATGTAAACCAATGCAAAAAGTCATGTTTGTTAATTTTTCAATAAGAATTTCTATGCAAGCCTTTTTTCATACGACGATATtttgacatcagtgtgtgtggtaACCCAGTCTTCTGAAGGACATCTTATAATATTCTGTGAAGCATGGGCCGATAACGAGACACCGGGGCACTGGGCACAGGCATGCAGAAGGCCACACCATCTCTCCAACATAGGAGCAAGACTTTATAATTGTGTAgcgtctttttgttgttgttttgcatctccttTTAGTCGTTAAAAATCTCCctgtggttttgcatctctttagccccttttccactgcacaaaaaaacaaataactaCAAATTAACATCCAACTcttgtatttaatgggaaaggttgcAATCTGCATTCACTGCTGgaacaaatgactctgcagtagtcacagatATATTTTGGCTCAAGGTCCAATTAGCttcgatcagcagtgatggaaatatgatgtcatctggatggcagcatatctTTCACCAAAACCCGTATGTaccatgggcactaacacagCTGcacaccatcacagatgctggctttaaACTTTGTGCTGGTAACAATTTGGATGGTCATTTTCTTCTTTAGCCTGGAGGACACAATGTCCATGTCcataaaacaattttaaatgtagactcatcagaccacagcacCCTTTCCCACTTTCTACCAGTCCATCTCCGTGTgtttttccaaagtgttcctgatATATTAATATCGTTTatacaagtgttttttttttatctttttgtgcccaaggcacaccaaagggcaagccaaaGTCTCAAGGCAcgcctgtatttatatctgtgcacaatagcttctattacgtgtgttatcactcttatcacgacataagacaataaaaataagaaaaaataagacaggtagctttcgCGATACTGCCAactctgttttcttttggtgGTAGGGTTGTctttgctggtgctttgttgtaatttgctctgtaTAATAAAGTGATCCAGTGTCCCATTCTCAGAAAtcttcttttaaatgttatcacctctcacactggctgccaatcagggcttttgatatGTCACACACCAATAATCCCTACGCGTGAATGTGACAGATTGGTTGCCTGTGaatgtttttctaaattaaattgaattaaattacatttctcTGCTGGAGTTTTTCATCTTTATTAAGAAATTAGTTCGCACaaaacatactgatacagtcaataaaaaaattgttgataactttttgtataggcccagttcactattgcaataataatgtgtggttaccacaaaatcccacggcacaccatttgggaaccactgctttatacaattatatctgtttttaatgcagtgccaTCTGAGGGATCAAAGGTCACAGtcattcaatcaatcagtcaatcaaactttatttgtatagcacttttcatacattaaaaatgcagcacaaagtgcttcacagaataaaaacaaacaaaaataatacatacatattgaaaacccgcccttcccacccccacatataaacacacacacagagagtcaATATAGTCAATAACATATTCAGTGTTGGTTTACAGCCTTGCTCCATATGTGCAgagatttctccagattctcttAATCTCTTAATGATATTATGGATTACAGATGGTGAGATCCTTGAATTATTTGAAACTGTGCTTTGAGAAGCATTTTTCTTAAACTTTTGGAAGAATTGCATTTGAACAACTGAGCCTTTCGAGGTTGTCCCTTTCATACCCAATCATGACACTTTAATCTTTTACTGATTAAAATGTTTGCCAGTGAAATGATCCAAATGGGTGTTTCTGAGCATTCAACAATTTTCCAAGTCTTTTGAtgcccctgtcccaacttttttggagcatcaagtgaaaaaaaaaaggagtaaaaagtagaaaacaaaattgcaaatcactgcattttgtttttatatatatttaacacAGTGTCAGTGTCAATAACCAGACTGCTGATTGGAGTATTTAGATGctataattaaaaacaaaacaaaaaaacctgtaTTGCACATGTATTTGTAGTACAGGGAGTGAGCCCGGTGATGGAGACAGTCAGGGGAGTTTCCCtgttgacagcagcagcagacctaactgacactatcCCACTAAGCTAGCCtgtcagctagctagctagctgcacAACACCCATTGGTCACGTCTAAACCAAGCTAACTACTCTATCATCAGATATCCACCATGGATTTGAATACCGTCGTGTCGCAGCTTGAAACTGCCAACGAAGAGGATATCGAGAAGCTTCTGCAGCAGTATAATCGAGAGGTAAGCGGCGTCTCTACTCGTTTTCACGTTAACCAAAACAAACGgcgacggtaacgttagctagctagctaaacagCTCGCTTTGAGTTAGCTAAACATCTTAGCAGCCGAATAAGCTAACGTGTTAGCACTGTCATATGATGTGTCGTTAAACATATTACATCAACGATATGAGTGAGGCAAACAGGACCTGGATACGTTGTTTACACCAATGTAGTGCCGATAATGCAAACCCTGTCTGCTCACAAACCATGTTACTAACTTACACCCTACGTTAGAGTTTACGTAGCAATATAATCACAGATATGCTAATTCATTGAGATCTCTGGGAAATAATCACATCCATTTCACAGATGCTAGGGCTTTGGGCTATTTGTTATAAGgcatgtttaatatgtgtttgtgATATGAGTTGTTTGGTGTCCACAATGAGCATCTTATCTGTTTCAGAACAGTCACACCTTCAGTTTTGACCCAAAGGAAGAAACCCTGCGGAGTGTAAGTACTAGTTATATGAGCAGCTGGTTATTAGGTCATCAGGGCAGCTCAGTTATGTTGAAATCTATAATTTTGTCGCTCTGTGTCATTTCAGAAGCTGTGTCAGAGTGTGTTGTCAGTCCTCGAGAGGCAGGTGCAGCCCAGCTGTCAGCAAACATGTCTGGTGACACTCCGCATCCTGTCCAGAGACAAGCGTGTCCTCGCACCTGTAGCCACCAGGGAGGGCATGTTGATCCTGGGAGGCATGGCGAGGCTGAATGCTGGAGAGGAAGGAGATGACAACCAGAAAAACTCTCAGGAAGACACccagtcagaggaggaggagagggtggtgGTGGAGGCTTTGAAGTGCCTATGCAATGTGGTGTACAACAGTCCTGCTGCCCAGCAGGTCAGTGTAGATGTGCAGCTGGCTCACGGCCTCTGTGCCAGCCTGCGTACAGCCCGCACATGGCACCATGAGGTGGGCCTGTTCACACTGCGCCTTCTCTTCCTGCTGTCTGCACTGAGACCTGATGTGAGAGGGGTTTTGAGGAGAGAATGGCATGCTGTGAGACTACTGACAGAGGTGCTGGAGCACACCCTGGATGTGCGCTGGGTTGGTCCCTATGAAGCTGCCCGTCCAGATCCGCAGGCCCTGCCCATGCCTGCTGAGGACAATGAGCGAGCAATGGAGGCACTCAAGGCCTTGTTCAACCTCACACTGTCTGACTCTGGTGGTGAGGTGGGTGTGTTGTggttatatgttttaaatctcttGCAGCAAGCTAGTGATTTGGGTTTGTTGTCTCAGTCGTTGTTGCGCACAGGGTTTAAGAGAGGATCAAGTATGCATCACCAGAAACGTAAATGTTTCTGGCTCTGTCATTTGCTCAATTACAGACTGTCCTTGTCCAGAGAGATCATATACCTGCTCCCCACAACAGCCAAATTATATCTATTACTAACCATTTATCCTTTTTATATCTCTCTGAAGAAAACAATTGACCTATTAATAATTTACTGTCAGTGTAAATGTGACATAGAGTGTAGAGTATCTTAATTAAAACAGTGCAGCTCAAGATACTTCAAAATTTATTGCACAAGCTCTGCACTGCGTCATTAAGATAATCATTACATGTCAGTTTACACACCATCAGGAGCATTCATCTAATTCATAATAAGCTGTGACCAGTTAAAGGGCCAGAGCAGGTGAGACAGTTGGTGACAAAATCAGTATCAGGTGTATAGGAGGAGTCCTCATGTGTAGGTGTGCCAGTTTCAGTAcgcagttgttgttgttaatattAGTgttttacacctgtgcttttctgtCGATGACAACTCAAAATGGTCTTCTGAGTAGGGCTGCAGCTTTGTGATGTCAACTTATGTGATAAACACATCATGAAATACTGCAATATTGCGCACAGGAATTTTTTGAGTTAGTTGAAAGAGATCTTTCTTTTTCGTCATCatcattatatttttattcaatGCCTTTTACTTTCAGTACAGTTTGCTCAGTAAAAGAATGTTGAAAATATTTCCCTTTCATTTTTCTAATATAataatttgttgtgttttagcaGTAAATTCAAAGCGGTAGAAAGGCAGAACTGAGTACACTTaaatatctttttatttattaaataagTAACATACAATATATATGATATTCAgcaatgtaacatttcctcatatCAGCCCAACTTTTGAGTAGGGCtgcaaaaaatgccaaaaaagggtaattttcactgaaaatattaaaatgatgatgatgtgatttttgctggggtCAGTATCCAAGAAACATCATGACAGACCTAAAGCCATCCTTATAGAAGCCTTTTATATTCATCCATATCAAACTTATTTTGCAACTTGATCATGAAATACACAGTTAATTGGAAATCACAGACATGATTAGACAGGTTGCACTCACTAAAATGTGCTTGTTTCTTATTATCTTTCATATTGAGGGTGTGTAATAACCAGTGTGTGACATGTAAATCAGACTAGTCACTGTCAGAAATGTCCAACTTAAGATAGGTCTTCTTTACCGCAGACAATTTGACATGCTATAGTCAGACAATCACAGTTGATTCTGATAACATCTACAGTGGCTCTGTTCTATCAGATGTCCCAGATAGTGTGACAgggagccagcatgcacaacaccaggaccctgaaactaaAGCAGCTCAAAGgtctacagacacacagaggccaaGAAGTAATGTCATTATATCCTGTGAATGAAATGGGACGCTATTTGGTACATATGCTTTTGGACCGCATGGCAAGTATTTGATTTTGATTGATGCCATTCATGATGTAGGTATCATGCAGTAGTTTGAAGCTACAGCTGATTTCTGAAAATCACCATTAAACTTAGCAGTCTTGCCACATTTCATGCAATTTGGACTGAAGGGGACACATGACCGCAAAGGCTGCATCTGACAGTGTAAGTCTTGATGACACCAAATTGAGATTGTAGTTTTTAAGTTTGACCCTGCTCTCCTCTTCGATACTGTAGAagactcctcttcctcatcctgtTTTTTGAAATCTAGACAAAAAACTCTCCTAGAGCTCCTCTGTTTACAGTTTAGACTGGATGTGATGCCTCATTGACAGTCCTTGTAGCTTGAGTATTTTTCTCCCACATTGTTTTGCTTTAATTCTTAACGATCAAAGTgtctgcttggaattcatgtttttgtacatcttTGATTTGATAGGAGGATGACCACCAGTTCAGACTCATTGCTGCCATCCTGCGTCATCTGTTGATGCTGAAGACTgagacagaggagaaaacaga includes:
- the ric8b gene encoding synembryn-B isoform X2, which gives rise to MDLNTVVSQLETANEEDIEKLLQQYNRENSHTFSFDPKEETLRSKLCQSVLSVLERQVQPSCQQTCLVTLRILSRDKRVLAPVATREGMLILGGMARLNAGEEGDDNQKNSQEDTQSEEEERVVVEALKCLCNVVYNSPAAQQVSVDVQLAHGLCASLRTARTWHHEVGLFTLRLLFLLSALRPDVRGVLRREWHAVRLLTEVLEHTLDVRWVGPYEAARPDPQALPMPAEDNERAMEALKALFNLTLSDSGGEEDDHQFRLIAAILRHLLMLKTETEEKTEEAHSHAVNLLNNLPVSCLDVLIDVPVQGGLEIYGGKNMDAIQKLIDFMEKRMDKGSNYKEGLTPVLSLLTEGSRHHREIRRYIKAQVLPPLKDVKIRPEIGTTTRNKLVRLMTHVDMGVKQTAAEFLFVLCKESVDNLLKYTGYGNAAGLLVARGLLAGGRGETQYSEDEDSDTEEYKSAKPFINPITGHVEEPMPNPIEEMTEEQKEYEAQKLVNMFDKLSRQNVIRPMGVRPDGTLAPLEETLCDPPEDSGSDSD
- the ric8b gene encoding synembryn-B isoform X1 → MDLNTVVSQLETANEEDIEKLLQQYNRENSHTFSFDPKEETLRSKLCQSVLSVLERQVQPSCQQTCLVTLRILSRDKRVLAPVATREGMLILGGMARLNAGEEGDDNQKNSQEDTQSEEEERVVVEALKCLCNVVYNSPAAQQVSVDVQLAHGLCASLRTARTWHHEVGLFTLRLLFLLSALRPDVRGVLRREWHAVRLLTEVLEHTLDVRWVGPYEAARPDPQALPMPAEDNERAMEALKALFNLTLSDSGGEEDDHQFRLIAAILRHLLMLKTETEEKTEEAHSHAVNLLNNLPVSCLDVLIDVPVQGGLEIYGGKNMDAIQKLIDFMEKRMDKQGSNYKEGLTPVLSLLTEGSRHHREIRRYIKAQVLPPLKDVKIRPEIGTTTRNKLVRLMTHVDMGVKQTAAEFLFVLCKESVDNLLKYTGYGNAAGLLVARGLLAGGRGETQYSEDEDSDTEEYKSAKPFINPITGHVEEPMPNPIEEMTEEQKEYEAQKLVNMFDKLSRQNVIRPMGVRPDGTLAPLEETLCDPPEDSGSDSD